In a single window of the Bacillus clarus genome:
- a CDS encoding SDR family NAD(P)-dependent oxidoreductase, translating into MKKNDYALVTGASRGIGKAIAIQLANDGFNLLLHYNQNIEKANQVKAEIESIGRQAHVIQGDFNSSEGIKEFIGKIKKLIIQDINISLHTIVHNAGHATSNGFGEVNYDEFDRLFNANVKAPYFITQSLIEFIESNGRIINLSSGVTRIAFPHMMAYSMTKGAINTMTFTLAKELGEKGITVNSIMPGIIDTDSTANWLHTEEGQENAKNMSALKREGQPEEIANVVSFLASEKASFITGHNMDVTGGSHL; encoded by the coding sequence ATGAAAAAAAATGATTATGCATTGGTAACAGGAGCTTCTAGAGGGATAGGAAAGGCAATCGCAATTCAACTTGCAAATGATGGATTCAATTTATTATTACATTATAATCAAAACATTGAAAAAGCTAATCAAGTCAAAGCAGAAATTGAATCAATTGGCAGACAAGCACATGTAATTCAAGGTGATTTCAATTCCAGCGAAGGGATTAAAGAATTTATCGGGAAAATCAAAAAATTGATAATCCAAGATATTAATATATCATTGCATACAATTGTTCACAATGCCGGACATGCTACATCAAATGGATTTGGAGAGGTGAACTATGATGAGTTCGATCGGCTATTTAATGCAAATGTTAAAGCACCATATTTTATCACACAATCTCTAATCGAATTTATCGAATCCAATGGTAGGATAATAAATCTATCATCAGGTGTGACACGTATCGCATTCCCACATATGATGGCATACAGTATGACAAAAGGCGCAATTAATACAATGACATTTACACTAGCAAAGGAATTGGGTGAAAAAGGAATTACGGTTAATTCCATAATGCCTGGAATCATTGATACGGATTCAACTGCTAACTGGCTGCATACAGAAGAAGGTCAAGAAAATGCAAAGAATATGAGCGCTTTAAAAAGAGAGGGTCAACCCGAAGAAATTGCAAATGTTGTTTCATTTCTAGCGAGTGAAAAAGCGAGTTTTATTACTGGGCATAATATGGATGTAACTGGTGGAAGTCATCTGTAA
- a CDS encoding DUF4026 domain-containing protein, protein MEVQTETYRAAMKGTLERHFSDMIAIIPIKLTIDQLKHRLETLATTVDELKIIYNDETSLIVELHMDERIIPYEIHIDATRDAEEYKMYNRQDATIRDDIFEDTSLGTEIFTRTLFVGDVLSCFYHQLQFLWQLAPDLLFVIDSSAAMKVLSRKYIEYYVENELLPDIPDLYIIHSVYEDGKEGEPTQYWFHTHGLLRAGVTEVELIIPNRLSSYYGIPDLFQTFANNTIENGHVPINEPIIIAQSQQGTIHTVAVPWEKGLSYIGQKTSITRLTSIEEEEVNIQPIDAKNSFLGGMDARDEYHQSPSVLLFNFNTTEEYIESFFNVQKENTGLMFYKTNAETDRMAYNAKNTFGYFSNIFHLEKANEEFRFLAKFGISYEEDKSEHMWFEMKNITEDNIHGLLINHPYFIEHMTEGTSYNLDLENLTEWIIYAGDEVIKPSNLYMFFE, encoded by the coding sequence ATGGAAGTACAAACGGAAACATATCGTGCAGCAATGAAAGGAACGTTAGAACGTCATTTTTCCGATATGATCGCTATTATACCGATAAAACTTACGATTGATCAGCTAAAACATCGCTTAGAAACCCTTGCTACGACAGTAGATGAGTTGAAAATCATCTATAATGACGAGACAAGCCTTATAGTGGAATTGCATATGGATGAGAGGATCATACCATATGAAATACATATTGATGCAACGAGAGATGCAGAAGAATACAAAATGTATAACAGACAAGATGCCACGATAAGAGATGATATTTTTGAAGATACTTCTCTAGGAACTGAAATTTTCACGCGTACACTTTTTGTTGGTGATGTACTCAGCTGTTTTTACCATCAGTTGCAATTTTTATGGCAGCTTGCACCAGACTTACTATTTGTAATCGACTCGAGTGCAGCAATGAAAGTGCTATCTAGAAAATACATTGAATATTACGTTGAAAATGAATTATTGCCAGACATCCCTGACTTATATATCATTCATTCAGTTTATGAAGACGGTAAAGAAGGCGAGCCTACACAATATTGGTTTCATACGCACGGGCTTTTAAGAGCAGGTGTAACGGAAGTAGAATTAATCATCCCAAATCGTCTTTCCTCTTACTACGGTATTCCCGATCTCTTCCAAACATTTGCTAATAATACAATTGAAAATGGTCATGTCCCAATCAACGAACCTATAATTATAGCACAAAGCCAGCAAGGTACAATCCATACCGTAGCCGTTCCGTGGGAAAAGGGCCTGTCTTATATTGGACAAAAAACGAGTATTACTCGCTTAACCTCAATTGAAGAGGAAGAGGTGAACATACAGCCAATAGATGCAAAAAACTCATTTCTTGGAGGCATGGACGCTCGAGATGAGTATCATCAATCTCCATCTGTTCTCTTGTTTAATTTTAATACTACAGAAGAATACATTGAAAGCTTTTTCAATGTACAAAAAGAAAATACTGGGTTGATGTTCTATAAAACAAATGCTGAAACAGATCGAATGGCTTACAATGCGAAAAACACCTTTGGGTATTTCAGTAACATTTTTCACCTTGAAAAAGCAAATGAGGAGTTTCGTTTCCTTGCTAAATTTGGGATCTCTTACGAAGAAGACAAAAGTGAACACATGTGGTTTGAAATGAAAAATATTACGGAGGACAACATCCACGGATTGCTAATTAACCATCCATACTTTATCGAACATATGACTGAAGGGACTTCCTACAATCTAGATCTCGAGAACTTAACGGAATGGATCATTTATGCAGGAGATGAAGTCATAAAACCAAGCAACTTATATATGTTTTTTGAATAA
- a CDS encoding sigma-70 family RNA polymerase sigma factor, whose protein sequence is MDEKVKFCLEHIDILNEPIIPSFLKQKKNYQIFIEALQHPSQHNHNILDEEFKKFYKKIRIIKYINSLINIASVDFDKKIRKERERIQLVLDAPIVLNQSNEVASKVDYIPGPLLLDVSDECLKASEDLREYVVNKRLYYALSSLTEKQITILNYIYSKGFTMQEIANQLGETRQNISNIHQKSIEKLKNMIIS, encoded by the coding sequence ATGGACGAAAAGGTAAAATTCTGTTTAGAACATATTGATATACTTAACGAACCTATCATTCCATCTTTCTTAAAGCAAAAGAAAAACTACCAAATTTTTATCGAAGCGCTACAACACCCTTCGCAACATAATCACAACATTCTAGATGAAGAATTCAAAAAGTTTTATAAAAAAATAAGGATTATTAAATATATAAACAGCTTAATTAATATAGCTTCAGTTGATTTTGATAAAAAAATCCGAAAAGAAAGAGAGAGGATACAATTAGTACTGGATGCTCCAATTGTATTAAATCAAAGTAATGAGGTTGCTAGTAAAGTTGATTACATACCAGGTCCTTTATTACTCGATGTTAGCGATGAATGTCTAAAGGCATCTGAAGATTTGAGAGAATATGTTGTAAACAAGCGACTCTACTATGCACTGAGCAGCTTAACCGAAAAACAAATTACTATTTTAAATTATATCTATAGTAAAGGTTTTACAATGCAAGAAATTGCGAATCAGTTAGGAGAGACACGACAAAATATTTCAAATATTCACCAGAAAAGTATTGAAAAGTTAAAGAATATGATTATTTCATAA
- a CDS encoding S8 family peptidase: MGENIVVAIIDSGCEVEHPDLRERIIGGYNFTLDDDGIKNVYQDYLGHGTHIAGIVGASNKNIGIMGVAPLSKLLILKVINQQGRAKYGDLVKAIRFAKDWIGPDGETVGVINISLGGKRHDIELHQSIIETFQKGILIVASAGKYGDGDGKTDEILYPAFYDEVIQVGAVSRDMLVMDTSNSNSKIDFVAPGELILSTYKHNTHVKLSGTSMAAPHVTGAIALLLKLFQSTEKELISSEVYEYLSKHAKILGNSPSLEGKGLIQLV; the protein is encoded by the coding sequence ATGGGTGAAAATATCGTTGTTGCTATTATTGATTCTGGATGTGAAGTGGAACATCCAGATTTAAGAGAAAGAATAATAGGAGGTTATAATTTCACTTTAGATGATGATGGAATTAAAAATGTATATCAGGACTACTTAGGACATGGAACTCATATTGCTGGTATAGTTGGTGCGTCTAATAAGAATATAGGGATTATGGGTGTTGCACCTTTATCTAAATTACTAATTTTAAAAGTTATTAATCAACAAGGGCGTGCAAAGTATGGAGATTTAGTTAAAGCAATTCGTTTTGCAAAAGATTGGATTGGTCCTGATGGCGAAACCGTTGGAGTCATAAATATTTCTTTAGGCGGAAAAAGACATGATATAGAGCTTCATCAATCTATTATTGAGACGTTTCAAAAAGGGATTCTTATAGTAGCATCAGCGGGCAAGTATGGAGATGGTGATGGCAAAACAGATGAGATCTTATATCCAGCATTCTACGATGAAGTTATACAGGTAGGTGCAGTTTCTAGGGATATGTTAGTTATGGATACATCTAATTCTAATAGTAAAATAGATTTTGTCGCTCCAGGGGAGTTAATCTTATCCACATATAAGCACAATACTCATGTAAAATTATCAGGAACTTCAATGGCAGCCCCACACGTAACGGGGGCGATTGCATTGTTATTAAAACTTTTTCAATCAACTGAAAAGGAATTAATTTCATCAGAAGTTTATGAGTATTTATCCAAACACGCAAAGATTTTAGGGAATTCTCCTAGTTTAGAAGGTAAAGGTTTAATCCAATTAGTCTAG
- a CDS encoding glutaredoxin family protein, protein MEKEIVIYTSASCLYCHQQKEWMDKNSIKYQEKDIGKNADYHRELIEAKAMGVPYTVIKYPNGENSEGVVGFNKERLKDLLLEQ, encoded by the coding sequence ATGGAAAAAGAAATTGTTATTTACACAAGTGCTTCTTGTTTGTATTGTCATCAACAAAAAGAGTGGATGGATAAAAACTCCATTAAATATCAAGAAAAAGATATCGGGAAAAATGCTGATTATCACCGTGAGTTAATTGAAGCTAAAGCAATGGGCGTTCCTTATACAGTGATTAAATACCCAAATGGAGAAAATTCAGAAGGGGTAGTGGGATTTAACAAAGAAAGATTAAAAGATTTGTTATTGGAGCAGTGA
- a CDS encoding DUF6359 domain-containing protein, with product MRKIVSVFLSLILLISFTGTLAQAEENTSMSVQEAIQVFKQQGKTKGIVEGYIVGYTQGPSKYTKDPAKFEDTNVAIADSPNETNPDKIMPVQLPKNDVRAAVNVKDHPENIGKKVRLTGTLELYFSSPGLKSITAYKFQGEEQNRVSDVVASPNGGEIAKGTVVTLTTNTEGATIYYTLDGSVPTNKSIRYNEPIMLNENTVIKAIAEKDGLISSGVSTFSFTIVNNEQVRIHDIQGKSHISPYNGKTIRNVEGVVTALDKNGFYIQDMQPDNDPATSEGIYVYKKEANVAVGDLVQVDGDVEEYVGPGYADRFDTDLTTTEIKASRTSVIASNQSLPEAVVLGENGVKIPDQIIDNDAFGLFDPNEDAIDFYESVEGMRVTMQTPKIIGPQKNGNLYVTVENGGNKVVTQYGTPLLDENQLNPELLSVKVPRDYVAKAGDTFTGDITGVVGYDYGAYRISPVTELPSVTDGGFKRVGANIQPRLDKLTVATYNIENFSANKKETTDEKVKALAYSIKYNLKMPDIIGVEEVQDNNGTINDGTTDASLSAKRIIDAVQEIRGPKYEYVEVAPKNNQDGGAPGANIRVGFFYNPSRVKLASVPKLLDKNVVRIGEENPLFESTRKPLAAEFTFQGQNIVVIASHLNSKLGDATPFGKVQPLVLKSEEKRVQLAQEVNHFVKGIQEKNANAPVVVVGDMNDFEFSKPLQALQGTILKDMLNTVPKENRYTYIHDGNAQVLDHILVTNNIAPHTIVDPVHLNSNVMKEHGRVSDHDPVLAQIDLKKAS from the coding sequence TTGAGGAAAATTGTAAGCGTCTTTTTATCATTGATCTTACTGATTTCATTTACTGGAACGTTAGCACAGGCAGAAGAAAATACTTCTATGTCGGTGCAAGAAGCGATTCAAGTGTTCAAGCAACAAGGGAAAACAAAAGGGATAGTGGAAGGGTATATTGTCGGTTATACGCAAGGTCCGTCTAAGTACACGAAAGATCCAGCTAAGTTTGAAGATACAAATGTGGCGATTGCTGATTCGCCAAATGAAACAAATCCAGATAAAATTATGCCTGTTCAATTACCGAAAAATGACGTAAGAGCAGCAGTGAATGTAAAGGATCACCCTGAAAATATCGGGAAGAAAGTTCGCTTAACTGGCACACTAGAACTATATTTTAGTAGCCCGGGCTTAAAGTCAATAACAGCTTATAAGTTTCAAGGGGAAGAACAAAATCGCGTTAGCGATGTAGTTGCATCTCCAAATGGCGGGGAAATTGCAAAAGGAACAGTAGTAACATTAACAACAAATACAGAAGGCGCAACAATCTATTATACGTTAGATGGTTCTGTTCCTACGAATAAAAGCATTCGTTATAACGAACCTATCATGCTAAACGAAAATACTGTAATAAAAGCAATTGCAGAAAAAGATGGACTTATATCTTCAGGAGTTTCTACATTTTCGTTTACAATCGTAAACAATGAGCAAGTTCGTATTCATGATATTCAAGGGAAATCACATATTTCTCCGTACAATGGGAAAACGATACGAAACGTAGAAGGTGTTGTAACGGCGCTCGATAAAAATGGTTTTTACATCCAAGATATGCAGCCAGATAATGACCCTGCTACCTCAGAAGGAATTTATGTTTACAAAAAAGAGGCAAATGTAGCAGTAGGAGATCTTGTGCAAGTTGATGGGGATGTAGAAGAATACGTTGGCCCAGGATATGCGGACCGTTTTGATACAGACTTAACAACGACAGAAATTAAAGCAAGCCGCACATCAGTAATCGCAAGTAATCAATCGTTACCAGAGGCGGTTGTACTTGGTGAAAACGGCGTGAAAATTCCCGATCAAATTATTGATAATGATGCATTCGGTCTATTTGATCCAAATGAAGACGCAATTGATTTTTATGAAAGTGTAGAAGGTATGCGTGTTACGATGCAAACACCGAAAATAATCGGACCTCAAAAGAACGGAAATTTATATGTAACAGTGGAAAATGGTGGTAATAAAGTTGTTACGCAATATGGAACACCTCTTTTAGATGAAAATCAATTAAACCCAGAGCTTCTTTCTGTAAAGGTACCTCGTGATTACGTAGCAAAAGCTGGAGATACTTTTACTGGAGATATAACAGGAGTGGTAGGTTATGACTACGGTGCGTATCGTATTTCACCTGTGACTGAATTACCATCTGTAACGGATGGTGGATTTAAGCGAGTAGGTGCAAACATCCAGCCACGTCTTGATAAACTAACAGTTGCTACATATAATATTGAAAACTTCTCAGCGAATAAAAAAGAAACAACGGATGAAAAAGTAAAAGCATTAGCTTACTCTATTAAATACAATTTAAAAATGCCAGATATTATCGGTGTAGAAGAGGTGCAAGATAATAACGGCACCATTAATGATGGTACAACAGATGCTTCTTTAAGTGCAAAACGCATTATTGATGCTGTACAAGAAATTCGTGGGCCGAAGTATGAATATGTAGAAGTTGCTCCGAAAAATAACCAGGACGGGGGAGCACCAGGAGCGAATATTCGCGTCGGTTTCTTCTATAACCCATCACGCGTAAAATTAGCATCAGTACCAAAATTACTTGATAAAAATGTTGTTCGTATTGGAGAGGAAAATCCGTTATTTGAAAGTACGCGTAAACCGTTAGCGGCAGAGTTTACATTCCAAGGACAAAATATTGTTGTCATTGCAAGTCATTTAAACTCAAAACTTGGAGATGCAACTCCGTTTGGAAAAGTGCAGCCTCTTGTATTAAAGAGTGAAGAAAAACGAGTTCAGTTGGCGCAAGAAGTGAATCATTTCGTAAAAGGCATTCAAGAAAAGAATGCAAATGCACCAGTCGTTGTCGTTGGGGATATGAATGACTTTGAATTCTCTAAACCATTGCAAGCATTACAAGGAACAATATTAAAAGATATGTTAAACACAGTACCGAAAGAAAATCGTTATACGTACATTCATGACGGAAACGCACAAGTACTAGACCACATTTTAGTAACAAATAATATTGCACCACATACAATTGTAGATCCAGTACATTTAAATTCAAATGTTATGAAAGAGCACGGACGTGTAAGTGACCATGACCCAGTTCTTGCTCAAATTGACTTGAAGAAAGCTTCTTAA
- a CDS encoding TetR/AcrR family transcriptional regulator, translating into MAVDRKRSIIEAATKSFSAFGYKATTMDQVAKLANVGKGTIYTFFKNKEELFGEIISNLITEMKQVAKEAIRPDVSFFENVHRALYSILEFRKEHQLMIKLIQEERDMGTKEVQEVMQQVDVEIVSVIQSYLEIAIEKGEISKCDPEITAFIMLRLYVSLIFDWEKNHEPLEKEKIAELFELYLLKGLSN; encoded by the coding sequence GTGGCTGTAGATCGAAAACGTTCTATTATTGAAGCTGCAACAAAATCTTTTTCGGCATTTGGTTATAAGGCGACAACAATGGATCAAGTTGCAAAATTAGCGAATGTAGGAAAAGGAACGATTTATACTTTTTTCAAAAATAAAGAGGAATTATTCGGTGAAATTATTTCTAATCTAATTACAGAAATGAAGCAAGTTGCGAAAGAAGCAATTCGTCCAGATGTTTCATTTTTTGAAAATGTACATAGAGCATTATATAGCATTTTAGAATTTAGAAAAGAACATCAGCTCATGATTAAATTAATTCAAGAAGAGCGCGATATGGGTACGAAAGAAGTACAAGAAGTAATGCAACAAGTAGATGTTGAAATTGTATCCGTTATTCAATCTTACTTAGAAATCGCAATTGAAAAAGGTGAAATTAGTAAGTGTGATCCGGAAATTACAGCATTTATTATGCTTCGACTATATGTATCGCTTATTTTCGATTGGGAAAAAAATCATGAACCATTAGAAAAAGAGAAAATTGCAGAATTATTTGAACTTTATTTATTAAAAGGATTGTCAAATTAA
- a CDS encoding BlaI/MecI/CopY family transcriptional regulator codes for MTNKLLKISEAELEIMKVLWSNSPQTANEIIEELEDTMNWKPKTIRTLINRLVQKEAVFYHQDKGRMYAYYPLVSQDSYLQVETKSLLKRFCGAAFKPLLVNFLKEEKLSSEDINELKRILDEKTEENERKG; via the coding sequence ATGACAAATAAATTACTTAAAATATCTGAAGCAGAATTAGAAATTATGAAAGTACTGTGGTCGAATTCTCCGCAAACAGCGAATGAAATTATTGAAGAACTTGAAGATACAATGAACTGGAAGCCGAAAACAATCCGTACATTAATTAACCGGTTAGTACAAAAGGAAGCCGTTTTTTACCATCAAGATAAAGGGCGTATGTATGCATATTATCCATTAGTATCACAAGATAGTTATTTACAAGTAGAAACGAAATCTTTACTAAAGCGTTTTTGCGGTGCGGCATTTAAGCCGTTACTTGTAAATTTCTTAAAAGAAGAAAAATTGTCTTCAGAAGATATTAATGAACTGAAACGCATTTTGGATGAGAAGACAGAGGAGAATGAGAGGAAGGGTTGA
- a CDS encoding MerR family transcriptional regulator: protein MNNNLLLIKDFSKLTGLSRKALYLYDEHNILNPAFIHPNNDYRYYDKNQLLTAKRINLLKQAGFSLNEISKIIHRKLSDDEINNLIEEKLQLEMNKIKDANQTINKLKGLNPAIMILNNEVQKEYLESLFVYEYELLPNENICVALNKLEELVSGLNVKKNEKIIKYKLIDNKIYPIRIALQLENHELNQLGITSYFGFQTQQFFYEIDPYQEESVLKINEIMKNNEIELSEPYIYERILSPDDYLYSSKRLSEFIFPSKY from the coding sequence GTGAATAATAATTTGCTTCTGATAAAGGATTTTAGCAAGTTGACTGGCTTATCACGAAAAGCTTTGTATCTGTATGATGAACATAATATTTTAAATCCTGCGTTTATTCATCCAAATAATGATTATCGATATTATGATAAAAATCAGTTACTAACCGCTAAACGAATAAATTTGTTAAAACAAGCAGGATTTAGCTTAAATGAAATCAGCAAAATCATCCATAGAAAGTTATCAGATGATGAAATAAATAATTTGATAGAAGAAAAGCTTCAATTGGAAATGAATAAGATAAAAGATGCAAATCAAACAATAAATAAATTGAAAGGCCTGAATCCTGCAATTATGATTTTAAATAATGAAGTCCAAAAAGAGTATTTAGAATCATTGTTCGTATATGAATATGAATTATTACCAAATGAAAATATATGTGTAGCGCTGAATAAACTAGAGGAATTAGTTAGCGGACTTAATGTTAAAAAGAATGAAAAAATCATCAAATATAAACTGATAGATAATAAAATTTACCCTATTCGTATCGCCTTACAATTGGAAAATCACGAATTGAATCAATTGGGAATCACAAGTTATTTTGGTTTTCAAACGCAACAGTTTTTCTATGAAATTGATCCTTATCAAGAAGAATCGGTATTAAAAATAAATGAGATCATGAAAAATAACGAAATAGAATTATCCGAACCATATATTTATGAACGTATACTAAGCCCGGATGATTATCTATATTCCTCCAAACGCCTTTCGGAATTCATTTTTCCGTCTAAGTATTAA
- a CDS encoding YvrJ family protein translates to MDAITFQSIIKSINNLGFPVVIAIYLLVRFERKIVHLTEAINKLRDAMNKKGL, encoded by the coding sequence ATGGATGCTATTACATTTCAATCAATTATTAAAAGCATTAATAATTTAGGGTTTCCAGTTGTAATTGCTATCTATTTACTTGTTCGTTTTGAACGAAAAATAGTGCATCTTACAGAAGCTATCAATAAATTAAGGGATGCTATGAATAAAAAAGGATTATAA
- a CDS encoding helix-turn-helix transcriptional regulator produces MVKNNIKSLRKMKNITQLEMAQGLQVTRQTILTIENHRYNPSLELPLKISKYFELKIEDIFFLEE; encoded by the coding sequence GTGGTTAAGAATAATATTAAATCCTTAAGAAAAATGAAAAACATTACTCAATTAGAAATGGCTCAGGGACTTCAGGTAACGCGGCAAACTATCCTTACTATTGAAAATCATCGTTACAATCCTAGTTTAGAGTTACCTTTAAAAATATCTAAGTATTTCGAATTAAAGATTGAGGATATCTTTTTTTTAGAAGAGTAA
- a CDS encoding M56 family metallopeptidase, translated as MIDMFINMHLPHFFDWLIETSLMASILVGFILCIKVLFRNKLTPRWQYMLWIILMIRLLLPWSPDSSYSIYSLLSYSSSVSEVFQKNTDPAITQESTLETKRNPTVIVKEEYSSANVMRESSQIDSGKKEKDTTFFIYKFALYIWLFGVIILATITFIMNRRLHTYIKKQPNITDEKIVRIFENCKKSMEIKKKIPLRLAGEISSPTVFGFFRPRVLLSSRHMKVLNEKQLQYIFYHELSHIKRRDVAVNWLMYSLIILNWFNPILWYAYSCMREDQELACDAFALIFIDAEEQIAYGHTIITLLEHYSSYYQAPNLANLSRNKRTLKRRILMIKKFQRKSYRWSALGIIAIVAVAAVFLSNARAIEGEEKQKGQAIEKKQQPKPAFENAVETILGTPENASREWGMSIKSYKRDTDFLYLAEKCLTKEEFAQYVQLFKEARAIQKKAMVKKNVPENYDGDTKEFIRERLKQADEERLTVIDKKTKPFEDRVAASLTYTVEEAQNHVQFHIKKPSYTVDGYELKKEWADSYFGRDIELVVKSEYTKGKYGYTIYQSRFYGDNKDPLHYMLPWKENLENYELEGNEMFFIKSPSDSRSKLKGMKMFIPERGKNSAYQIVIVNDIFTRSEGEYTEVIDDELTKKEMEKILLSMSK; from the coding sequence ATGATAGATATGTTTATAAATATGCACCTTCCTCATTTTTTTGATTGGCTCATAGAAACGTCACTTATGGCTAGTATATTAGTCGGATTCATTTTGTGTATTAAAGTGTTATTTAGAAATAAGTTAACACCTAGATGGCAATATATGCTGTGGATCATATTAATGATAAGACTTCTATTACCATGGTCACCGGATAGTTCTTACAGTATTTATTCTCTTCTTTCATATAGTTCTAGTGTATCTGAGGTTTTTCAAAAGAATACGGATCCTGCGATAACACAAGAAAGTACGTTAGAAACGAAAAGGAATCCTACAGTAATTGTAAAAGAGGAGTATAGCTCAGCAAATGTAATGAGGGAGAGTAGCCAAATAGATAGTGGAAAAAAAGAGAAGGATACTACATTTTTCATTTATAAATTCGCTTTATATATTTGGCTTTTTGGAGTTATCATTCTAGCAACGATAACTTTTATTATGAATAGACGTTTGCATACTTACATAAAAAAACAACCAAATATCACGGATGAAAAGATTGTTAGGATTTTTGAGAACTGTAAAAAATCAATGGAAATTAAGAAGAAAATTCCATTACGGTTAGCAGGGGAAATCTCAAGTCCGACTGTTTTTGGATTCTTTCGTCCGAGAGTATTATTGTCAAGCAGACATATGAAAGTATTAAATGAGAAACAACTACAATATATTTTTTACCATGAGCTATCTCATATTAAACGAAGAGATGTAGCTGTAAATTGGCTTATGTATAGTTTAATTATTTTAAATTGGTTTAATCCGATTCTTTGGTATGCCTATTCATGTATGCGAGAAGATCAAGAGTTAGCCTGTGATGCATTTGCACTTATCTTTATAGATGCAGAGGAACAAATCGCATATGGGCATACAATTATTACTCTTTTAGAACATTATTCGAGTTATTATCAAGCACCGAATCTAGCTAATTTAAGTAGAAATAAACGAACATTAAAAAGGAGAATTCTTATGATTAAGAAATTCCAAAGGAAATCATATCGCTGGTCTGCACTTGGAATTATCGCTATAGTTGCTGTTGCAGCTGTCTTCTTATCAAATGCACGTGCAATAGAAGGAGAGGAAAAGCAGAAGGGACAAGCTATAGAAAAAAAACAGCAACCTAAACCGGCTTTTGAAAATGCTGTAGAAACAATACTAGGTACACCAGAAAATGCAAGTAGAGAGTGGGGCATGTCAATAAAATCATATAAAAGAGATACGGATTTTTTATATTTGGCTGAAAAATGTTTGACAAAAGAAGAATTTGCACAGTATGTTCAATTATTTAAGGAAGCTCGTGCGATTCAGAAAAAGGCAATGGTTAAGAAAAATGTACCTGAGAATTATGACGGAGATACAAAGGAATTTATACGGGAGCGTTTGAAACAAGCTGACGAGGAAAGGTTAACTGTTATTGATAAAAAAACAAAACCATTTGAGGATAGGGTAGCTGCATCTTTAACATATACTGTAGAAGAAGCGCAAAATCATGTCCAGTTTCACATTAAGAAACCGTCTTACACGGTTGATGGTTATGAACTGAAGAAAGAATGGGCGGATTCATATTTTGGAAGGGATATAGAATTAGTTGTTAAATCTGAATATACGAAGGGGAAATATGGATATACGATTTATCAATCAAGGTTTTATGGGGATAATAAGGACCCACTTCATTACATGCTCCCTTGGAAAGAGAATCTAGAAAATTATGAATTAGAAGGGAATGAAATGTTCTTTATTAAGTCTCCTTCTGATAGTCGTAGTAAATTAAAAGGTATGAAAATGTTTATCCCTGAAAGAGGAAAGAATAGTGCGTATCAAATTGTGATAGTTAATGATATTTTCACTAGAAGTGAAGGGGAATACACAGAGGTAATAGATGATGAGTTAACTAAGAAAGAAATGGAGAAAATATTACTTTCTATGTCAAAATAA